From Vigna radiata var. radiata cultivar VC1973A unplaced genomic scaffold, Vradiata_ver6 scaffold_190, whole genome shotgun sequence, one genomic window encodes:
- the LOC106779304 gene encoding phenolic glucoside malonyltransferase 2-like, with the protein MTQAASTASLKVIQICSVAPLQEPTISTLVPTSLPLTFFDLLWIRFPPVQCLFFYHSPHQTSSFLHSLLPSLKHSFSLTLQHFLPLSGTLTWPSHSPKPIINYLPGDTVSFIVAESDQNFDHLCSHLCEASQRHHLAPQLANSHDKASLLAVQVTVFPNSGFCIGVTTHHAIFDGKSASMFVKAWAYIFSNLQNPTTPTPSLTPTPSLPQHLTPIFDRSLIRDPSGFAELYADQWMNHNGSNNRSLKVVQESLTATPSDGLKGLFEFTPSQIQKLKQYGNSKAKVNVHLSTFSVTCAYVLACLVKANQVKEENVLYIFPVDCRTRLDPPIPATYFGNCVKVKYVVALTKELVGKDGFIYALERIVEALKRVKEEEVLNGAEKWVSLIHDPGEGTITATAGSPLYEFYSIDFGWGRPKKVDLVSTDKARTFSISESRDMSGGIEIGLMLPKSEMEDFTSLFLQGFDSL; encoded by the coding sequence ATGACTCAAGCTGCGTCAACAGCATCTCTCAAAGTTATCCAAATTTGTTCGGTGGCACCACTTCAGGAACCAACCATTTCCACCCTTGTTCCAACCTCTCTTCCATTAACCTTCTTCGATCTCTTATGGATTCGATTTCCACCTGTTCAATGTCTCTTCTTCTATCACTCCCCACACCAAACCTCTTCATTCCTTCACTCTCTTCTTCCCTCTCTCAAACATTCTTTTTCCCTCACTCTCCAACACTTCCTCCCTTTATCTGGAACTCTCACATGGCCCTCTCACTCTCCCAAACCCATCATCAACTATCTCCCCGGCGACActgtttctttcattgttgCTGAGTCCGACCAAAACTTCGACCACCTTTGCTCCCATCTCTGTGAAGCATCACAACGCCACCATTTAGCACCCCAATTGGCTAATTCCCATGATAAAGCATCTCTGTTGGCGGTTCAAGTCACTGTGTTCCCAAACTCTGGCTTTTGCATTGGAGTAACCACACACCATGCAATTTTCGACGGAAAATCTGCATCCATGTTCGTCAAAGCATGGGCCTATATATTCTCTAACCTTCAAAACCCTACTACACCCACACCCTCACTAACACCAACACCATCCTTACCTCAGCATCTTACACCTATCTTTGACAGATCATTGATCAGAGACCCTTCTGGATTCGCTGAACTGTACGCGGACCAGTGGATGAATCATAATGGTTCGAATAACCGAAGTCTCAAGGTGGTGCAGGAGTCTCTCACTGCAACACCGAGTGATGGACTTAaaggtttgtttgaatttaccCCTTCACAGATTCAAAAGCTCAAACAATACGGAAACTCTAAGGCGAAAGTAAATGTTCATCTGTCAACATTTTCTGTTACGTGTGCGTATGTGTTAGCGTGTTTGGTCAAAGCGAACCAAGTGAAGGAAGAAAATGTGCTGTACATATTTCCTGTTGACTGTAGAACGCGCTTGGATCCTCCAATTCCAGCCACATATTTTGGAAACTGCGTTAAAGTAAAATACGTAGTGGCTTTGACTAAGGAATTGGTTGGAAAAGATGGGTTCATTTATGCTTTGGAGAGGATAGTTGAGGCTTTGAAAAGGGTGAAGGAAGAGGAAGTTTTGAATGGAGCAGAAAAATGGGTTTCGCTTATACATGACCCTGGGGAGGGTACAATAACTGCTACTGCTGGGTCTCCGTTGTATGAGTTTTATAGCATTGATTTTGGGTGGGGAAGGCCAAAGAAGGTGGATTTGGTATCCACAGACAAAGCAAGAACATTTTCTATTAGTGAAAGTAGGGATATGAGTGGAGGAATTGAGATTGGATTGATGTTACCTAAAAGTGAGATGGAAGATTTTACTTCCCTTTTTCTTCAAGGATTTGATTCCCTTTGA